Genomic DNA from Bemisia tabaci chromosome 2, PGI_BMITA_v3:
TTTACAGCTGATAAACCGGTCTAGAATTTGCCCAGGATGAAAAATAATAGGCTCACACTTGACCTGAGAGAAGAAATAAATGATAGTTCAGAATTTAGAGGCTGAGGCTCACTTTAAAATTTGCAGTCACATGAAGAATAACAATAACCTAGTCAAAATAGGCCATGATGTTTTCAGGGAATGATGTGCCCCGCAGCATAACACAGATGGAGAGAAACGGTTCAATATTTCTTGATGATTAATTTAAAATGACTGAATAATGATTACTCACTTCAGGTTCCAATTCCTCCCAGTTATCAAATACGACGGGCTTTTCGCTGGATGCCATTTTGGTCACTTTCGAAATTTCGAATTCGATTTCTTGTGATATGATGATTGTAATTGTTATCCTATCGACACACCTGACAGTGCAAATGTCCTCCTAACATTTTGAAAAGTCCCTGAGAATAAGTTTGAGTCATCCTCTTCGATTCTCTCTTTTAACAGAACAAATCATTAATAAAGATGCATTATCAATATTCAGAATTTGACTTATTTGATTTGGCGTAAAAGAATTTTAGTGAGAGCATATTTCGAGATATTTGAATTGGCAAGAATTTGATTAGAAATAAGATTAGGTTTGCAAACCTGATACATGAAGTTTTGCTTCGAGACagcgggaaattttaaaaatgcggACTTGCAAAAAAAGTCCGTCATTCTgtgtggcgcggcgcggtgtcGTGACGGCAATACACGTCCGTTCTCAAATGCAAATACATGCATTAAACAGTTGCCAATGGTTATTTAAGGCTTGAATTATTATGATTGTCTTTCTGAGggatattttatgaaaatattgatATATAACGACGGCTGTTGCTCGTTAACTAATATCTCCTGAAGATCAAAAGTGCGGATGAAACGATCATAATACAAGCACCGTAAGTTTTACAAAATGACAAAGTTTTTTACTTTGACATGTTTTAgctgataatttaaaaaatgacactAAAAATAATCCTCCCTCCCCTGTTGAGAAAGAAGTTGAAAATCTAAATTGCTGTTCCGTTTctgtcccccctcccctctcacATATCAGAGCCTCGCTATACCTAATACGGGTGAATAACTGCACGTCATAGCGATGGAAGTCGCAAAAAAAGCATTTCAACTAGCGCCGTTGCagatttcttcttaaattttatattttcacatTAAAATCACACACTATCTCTtggcattcgtattttttttttttttcattctggatcagaaattctcagaaaattccaagaaataatattcattggtttttctttaaaataataaaaaaaaaaaaaaattaagaaaccgACAGCGGAGATTTAGAAACTTGGATCCTTACTTTTCAGCGGAAATTTCATAGGGAACAATATAGGTTTTCTTAGACTTGACTACTTACCTCTCCGCCCATATGACTTGTGTGATTGAAATCGGTTGATTTTAGAAGCACCttgtgtttaaaaatatccaaaCAGCCCTCGGCTACCGCGATGACAAGGTCGTGGACAgtaagaaaagagagaaaaaaggagacaaaCAAGTGGAATCAGCGCCTCTACCGGATCGATCCCATGCCAGGAGGACCGGTTTTATTTGTTGGAAAACGTCCAAATTGAATCAGATGGGCATATCAGAAGTGCATGATTTAACTGTGCTGGCTGTAGCAACAAGCGACGTACCTACCTTCTTGAACCTTTGTGCTTCGTCCGCGGTTTTGAAATCATTTAAGTTTCTCAATTGACTCAGGTTTGAAAATTTGCTCAGTGCCGTCCAGTTTTGTCGGAAAAATGACGACAGGAATTAGTGACAATGACAGAGCCGTCCTCAACGCCATATTAAATCCGAACCTACCTATGTCAACACCGAACGACGAGGAACTTATGTTAAGAGACACCAGTGAGTAAATTGGCATTTTTCAATGTCATAATTATCATTCATTTTACATGTTAGCTTCAGCTTTAATCCCTTATCTTAGCACACAGTTTGCAGGGGTCACCGCCCCCTAAAAAAACAGAACTTGCCCCGCAAAAGAGAGTCAAAAGGAGTTGCGAGTTTTCCGTAATTTTGGTGGTATGCGCGAGGTATATGGGGACACCTCAGGGCGTGTCGATATGTACTTGAATTTcaataatacatttttagactattttccattttattcaattcatttatttttgagcgAGAGGGGCATGAGAATGGGCACACTTTTTTCTCAGAGCACGTGGATCGTGGGTGCTACATGCTTATATTTAAAAGGTGATTGATGCTTCCATATTTCTTTAATATCTAATTCAAAAGGTGTTGCTTAAATCAGAATGTCTGATGACCTCAAACAACATATTTGATAGTCTGAATGAACCAACAGAAACAAAAATTACCCACCCACCTCCCCCTCTCACAAAATTAACAATGTGGGTTCCcctaacctccccccccccaccttttTTTAGCATCGTGAGTTGagagttaaaaataaaaggatTTTGTGCAAAAATTAGTGTATTAATACACTAATTTTTGCCAGTATTCCCGagggaatattttttaattcaaaaaatacaaacgCTTACATCTTGATATTGTTgatgggtatttttttttctttttcaagttttttttttcctgacgTGTCTGACGGAATTTGAGGAAAGCTTGGTGTTTTTTATGTTCAAGGCGAAAGCGAGCAACTGACACCTTCAATATGTGAGGCAAAAGAAAGAGAACtagaaggaataaaaaaagcCGAAATGGGTGAGCTtgatgattcaatcagactgcTAACCGAATCCATTGATATTGCATCCAGAGCTTCGGCATTTAACAATAGGGCCCAAGTTCATCGATTAAAAGGAGATACATCTGGTAAGTAATGATGGATGCAAGGCCATAAAAAGAATTCCAACTACTAGATTcttaaaattctttttaaacTATTTGTATTGGCTGTTCCATTTTGTGTGGTTTTACTTTCATTACAGCATGATAAGATTTAAaagcgaaaaagaaaaagaaagtaaacaaTACCCCTTTACCGAAATCTGCCACTGAATTAAACGAATCACTTACCAGTTCAGATGAAGGGTAAAATTATTCTGCTGTTTCTACATGCTCATTTACTGAGAAGGAAAATTACATAATCAGCAAGAGTTAGTGCTAAATTTCTAATGAAAAAGCTGTATCTTCAAGGTGTAAGAGTTGGATATGTTTAGAATAATTCTAGCAAGCTTTTCTCCCTATTCTCTACCAGTAAAAGTACATAAGAGTATTCAGACTGAGACCATCTCATCTATTCTTCTCCTAGTCTAATTTATGCTATTGATAagaaaaagcagtaaaaatgtggcccgaactgtaagtaacaaggtggtggaatgaaaataattaaaatttaattgaatcCAGATTTCATCTAACAACATTGATTTTGTTCATTTCATTTCccattaaaatttattgaactaaaaaatatgtaataaaaCCAAAGATTTCTTGAAAGTTCATACTATTTTACCAGGAAAACACGGCCGagaaagttctgaaaatttccattagATTCTGAAAtttgaactctaatgagtaccttTCAGtgcaaaactcatttttacacAACTGATCAAGTTTTATTTGATACTTTTGTACTTTTAAATTTCTGTATGGTGCTTGGAATGGTCTAATAAGTGAGGTGTATTcccttcaaaaatgtttaatttttttttgtctacaaAGCGGCAATGCAGGATCTGAGAACTGCAATAGATTTGAGTAAAGGAACTGGGCGTGCAGGCTGCCAGGCATTCTGTCAAAGAGGGATTTTGTACCTCTGTCAAGGCAAAGATTCTCTGGCCAAACAGGATTTTGAATCTGCAGCAAAGCTTGGAAGTCAGTTTGCCAAAACTCAGGTATGGGTCTTCAATACATTAAATTCttactttttgatgtttattgaCTGATTCTAGGACTCTTTCCTGCCACTCATCTGTGACAAAAAATCTCTTTGTAAATTTGAAAGAGAACCAAGGTGTTGTATGGAATATTTATTATTACTGAGGCACCTTTCGGCTTACGCCATCTTCGGAGTACATATTCATCGGAACATAAATATATCACAGTTACTTTACACTAGTTGTCACAAGCTTAACAGTAACGGTGATATATTTATGTTCCGATGAATATGTACTCCGAAGATGGCGTAAGCAGAAAGGTGCCTCCTGCCTCAGTAATAATAAATATTCCATACAACACCTTGGTTCtctttcaaatttacaaattaaaatgatgTTGTTCCAATCAAAccttattaatttaaaaaatctctgtCTTTAGCTTTTCTTTTCCTAATATGCATTCCCACTTTTGGCAATATACTTTCTTTTCTTGTGTTTCAGCTTGTGCAAATGAATCCATACGCTGCAATGTGCAATCAGATGTTGCATCAAATAgttcaaatgcaattttttccacCTTCACAAGAATGATGACTCTTGGTACAGCATCGTAGAACCAAGGGTGTTTTCACATAGTAGACGTGAGCAGTATCAAAGCTGACTACTCTTATGAGAGATTAACATTGAAATAATTgtttaaattcaatttatttaagCGCGAGTAATTGGTTCCAaggtttctcttcaaaaatgtgagttgaacacaatttaaaaaagaataaaacgaAGAGACTCTTTCTGAGTTAGGAATTAGTGAATATTCTTTTCATTCATAGCTCATTGAGTTTATATTAGTGTATTATccattcattttgaaatgtttccgaTCTCTTTACAATCAAGTCAAATTGTCTGACTTAAATAGGTAGAACTTGTCACACTGATGGATTGATATTcgtcaaatttaatttataaagAAATTTAGtgtggaa
This window encodes:
- the LOC109040118 gene encoding tetratricopeptide repeat protein 36 homolog, producing the protein MTTGISDNDRAVLNAILNPNLPMSTPNDEELMLRDTSESEQLTPSICEAKERELEGIKKAEMGELDDSIRLLTESIDIASRASAFNNRAQVHRLKGDTSAAMQDLRTAIDLSKGTGRAGCQAFCQRGILYLCQGKDSLAKQDFESAAKLGSQFAKTQLVQMNPYAAMCNQMLHQIVQMQFFPPSQE